The Podospora bellae-mahoneyi strain CBS 112042 chromosome 7, whole genome shotgun sequence genome includes a window with the following:
- a CDS encoding hypothetical protein (EggNog:ENOG503P832) yields the protein MPRPKRDRATTRTRPMATAATGNSSSPPPIPVLPKPAQAERAGTELPSDIYDVSDAEKERRKLRASAKKTTAAEQQHTLELETDQVRALDSSRKQRDDALARLRDVTSASKDGSELDVTLGSLDDDSSLGLGDESTEVEGVSRATDTSTFNIAGFKRRPRQSSVQGRGESGLIRPSSRGQGTPSISTTISFGRFKRRQREPSILGTGRKERRVRSVSRGSQAGRNREVLGREDEGEVSPVDGGKRRSTRGRSREVESVDGSPVAAGSRKRKSLESHEDGREKRLVMEGGDMEMGSGDEPDLDFDIDAELEPRVESPAREQQDGDVHQSIELDEQPPISSPLSTPPRELSAPPQLSEDNDPDMALPLSSSPASEAGSPVAWPSLDALAQRKYNTRTVPSKTPELEDDGMGSSISSPPSLTHSPNYRAKSKPAVVKKKAPPPPKSSADLASLLPRRKTSSKNKNRKGSHSADPFDIDDGEASEEEEAPPPTRRAAKKPLSKTPSKANKGKQKESAVAADPKGKKKRVTRTYGSKAHEQEKENDGDVDGDREGDSIVVGSGSNEPEDEEEGELPDAETTVMLRERLGEELQKAVKKFKEVDQWELSFEEVEGSSSPMRDAR from the coding sequence ATGCCTCGCCCCAAGCGCGATCGCGCAACAACGCGCACCCGCCCAATGGCCACGGCTGCGACGGGAaattcctcctcgccaccgccTATTCCTGTGTTGCCCAAGCCCGCGCAGGCCGAGCGAGCTGGGACTGAACTCCCAAGCGACATCTACGACGTGAGCGACGCCGAAAAAGAGCGGCGGAAACTCCGCGCCTCAGCCAAAAagaccaccgccgccgaacAACAGCACACCCTCGAGCTTGAAACAGACCAAGTCCGCGCGTTGGACAGCTCGAGAAAACAGCGCGATGATGCCTTAGCCAGGTTGCGGGATGTGACCTCTGCGTCTAAGGACGGGTCAGAGTTGGATGTGACACTGGGGAGTCTGGATGATGATAGTAGTTTGGGGCTGGGGGATGAGTCgactgaggttgagggggtgtcAAGGGCGACGGATACTTCGACTTTTAACATTGCGGGGTTTaagaggaggccgaggcagAGTAGTGTTCAGGGCAGGGGGGAGAGCGGGTTGATTAGGCCGAGTAGCAGGGGCCAGGGGACGCCGAGTATTAGTACGACCATTAGCTTTGGGAGGTTCAAGAGAAGGCAGAGGGAGCCGAGTATActtgggacggggaggaaggagaggagggtcaGGAGTGTTTCGCGGGGGAGCCAGGCGGGGAGGAATAGAGAGGTgcttgggagggaggatgagggagaggtttcgcctgttgatggggggaagaggaggagtacGAGGGGACggtcgagggaggtggagagtgTGGATGGGTCGCCGGTTGCGGCTGGGtcgagaaagaggaagagtttGGAGAGCcatgaggatgggagggagaagaggttggtgatggaggggggcgatatggagatggggagtggaGATGAGCCGGATTTGGACTTTGATATTGATGCTGAGTTGGAACCGAGAGTTGAGTCGCCTGCGAGGGAACAGCAAGATGGGGATGTTCACCAGTCTATCGAACTTGACGAGCAACCGCCGATTTCCTCGCCTCTGTCTACGCCACCCCGGGAGCTTTCTGCCCCACCACAGTTGAGCGAGGACAATGATCCGGATATGGCCCTTCCATTGTCGAGCAGCCCAGCCTCTGAGGCTGGTAGCCCGGTCGCATGGCCTTCACTGGATGCGCTCGCGCAGAGAAAATACAACACGCGAACTGTGCCATCCAAGACCCCAGAGCTGGAAGACGACGGCATGGGATCGAGtatctcctcccctccctccctcacacACTCGCCAAACTACCGTGCGAAATCCAAACCCGCAGTCGTCAAGAAAAAggctccaccaccacccaagagcTCAGCCGATCTCGCGTCTCTCCTTCCCCGAAGAAAGACCTCGAGCAAGAACAAGAACCGCAAGGGCTCCCACAGTGCCGATCCGTTCGATATCGACGACGGGGAAGCctcagaggaggaggaagctcCGCCGCCCACGAGGAGGGCAGCCAAGAAACCCCTTTCCAAGACTCCGTCAAAAGCCAATAAGGGCAAGCAAAAAGAGtctgctgtggctgctgatcccaaggggaagaagaagcgcgTTACCAGGACCTATGGCTCCAAGGCTCACGaacaggagaaggagaatgatggtgatgttgacggtGACCGAGAAGGCGATAGTATCGTTGTCGGTAGCGGCAGCAATGAgccagaggacgaggaagagggggagctCCCAGATGCGGAGACGACGGTGATGCTGAGGGAGAGATTGGGTGAGGAGCTGCAGAAGGCGGTGAAGAAGTTTAAGGAGGTGGACCAGTGGGAGCTGtcgtttgaggaggtggaggggagcagTAGTCCGATGAGGGATGCTCGTTGA
- the TIP41 gene encoding Tap42 interacting protein (EggNog:ENOG503NXDN; COG:S), with the protein MIFGDNHLTLHHTPTAYTLTFTPEPALDLVDKTGSTGLLKVHYATAWSATREKTSAGIKEVVKPFDWSYTTSYRGTETPGLGGQKLQRDDNARIPVELLQRRDPILFADEVVLYESELDDNGVSVLTVKVRVMEQRMLVLCRFFLRLDNVLVRVRDTRVYVDFGEERVVREYTAREGVFGEVKKKLYMEGLMPDQITIAFRDANQIAHLLPVVEHEVESVCLEAETGQTQEGR; encoded by the exons ATGATCTTCGgcgacaaccacctcaccctccaccacacccccaccgcctacaccctcaccttcacccCCGAACCAGCCCTGGACCTAGTAGACAAAACCGGCTCCACCGGCCTCCTCAAAGTCCACTACGCCACCGCCTGGTCAGCCACACGAGAGAAAACCTCTGCTGGAATCAAAGAGGTGGTCAAGCCCTTCGATTGGAGTTACACCACCTCCTACCGCGGAACCGAAACCCCCGGTTTGGGTGGACAAAAGTTGCAAAGGGATGACAATGCGAGGATACCAGTCGAGCTGTTACAGAGACGAGACCCGATATTGTTCGCCGATGAGGTTGTGCTCTACGAGAGCGAGCTGGATGATAACGGGGTCAGCGTCTTGACTGTTAAAGTCAGGGTGATGGAGCAGAGGATGTTGGTGCTCTGCAGGTTTTTTCTGAGGTTGGATAATGTTTTAGTTAGGGTGAGGGATACGAGGGTTTAtgttgattttggggaggagagggttgtCAGGGAGTATACGGCtcgggagggggtgtttggggaagtgaagaag AAATTATACATGGAGGGTCTGATGCCTGATCAAATCACCATTGCGTTCAGGGATGCAAACCAGATTGCGCATTTGCTCCCCGTGGTGGAGCATGAGGTTGAGAGTGTTTGTCTCGAGGCGGAGACGGGGCAGACACAGGAAGGCAGGtga
- the IPL1 gene encoding spindle assembly checkpoint kinase (EggNog:ENOG503NVY8; COG:D), with product MASRTLESRFERMSVKDENDPFETIGTTTTSTYQKAKTVTASSASQLSHSSSRPNLFKVALQPQNANTVTATVTLPSQTAQRKQPTTSASTAIPNKQREKDTTTTTNNNEIPSPTKHKSTTSLSSRQSDELVLTNDGRSSSSSTSSYVDAPLIPKQFHLGMFEIGRPLGKGKFGRVYLARERTSSFICALKVLYKSELQHGTGVEKQVRREIEIQSNLRHPNILKLYGHFHDSKRIFLILEFAGKGELYKHLQKESRFPEWKAAQYIAQMASALRYLHRKHVIHRDIKPENILMGIHGEIKISDFGWSVHAPNNRRKTLCGTLDYLPPEMIKSGSKDNWYNEKVDLWSLGVLTYEFLVGEAPFEDTPIMTQKRIARADMTIPEWVSKEARDLIKKLLVLDPEKRLPLEEVQNHPWIIKHCVKGERASNREKLSFGKS from the exons ATGGCCTCGAGAACATTGGAGTCCCGCTTCGAGCGGATGTCTGTCAAGGACGAAAACGACCCGTTTGAGACAATTGggacgacaacgacatcGACATATCAGAAGGCAAAG ACTGTCACCgcctcctctgcctcacAACTCTCCCATAGCAGCAGCCGGCCCAACCTCTTCAAAGTCGCCCTCCAGCCCCAAAACGCCAACACGGTAACAGCCACCGTcactctcccctcccagACCGCCCAGCGCAAGCAACCCACGACCAGCGCTTCCACCGCCATCCCCAACAAGCAGCGGGAAaaggacaccaccaccaccacgaacAACAACgaaatcccctccccaaccaaacacaaatccaccacctctctaTCTTCCCGCCAGTCAGACGAACTCGTCCTCACCAACGACggccgctcctcctcgtcttccacctcctcctaCGTCGACGCCCCTCTAATACCAAAACAATTCCACCTCGGCATGTTTGAAATCGGCCGTCCCCTCGGAAAAGGCAAATTCGGCCGCGTCTACCTCGCCCGCGAGAGAACATCCTCCTTCATCTGCGCTCTGAAGGTTCTCTACAAATCCGAACTGCAACACGGCACCGGCGTGGAAAAACAAGTCCGCCGCGAAATCGAGATCCAGTCCAACCTCCGACACCCAAACATCCTCAAGCTCTACGGCCATTTTCACGACAGCAAGCGGATTTTTTTGATATTGGAATTCGCCGGCAAGGGCGAGCTGTACAAGCACCTCCAGAAGGAAAGTCGGTTCCCCGAGTGGAAAGCGGCGCAGTATATCGCGCAAATGGCGTCTGCGCTGAGGTATCTGCACAGGAAGCATGTGATTCATAGGGATATCAAACCCGAGAACATCCTGATGGGTATTCACGGGGAGATTAAGATTTCTGACTTTGGGTGGTCAGTGCACGCGCCGAATAATAGGCGGAAGACGCTTTGCGGGACGTTGGATTATTTACCGCCCGAGATGATCAAGTCGGGCAGTAAGGATAATTGGTATAATGAAAAGGTGGATTTGTGGAgcttgggggtgttgacCTATGAgtttttggtgggggaggcgCCGTTTGAGGACACGCCGATTATGACGCAGAAGAGGATCGCGAGGGCGGATATGACGATTCCTGAGTGGGTTAGTaaggaggcgagggattTGATTAAGaag TTGCTCGTGCTGGATCCGGAAAAGCGGTtgccgttggaggaggtgcagaaCCATCCTTGGATTATCAAGCATTGCGtcaagggggagagggcgtCGAATCGGGAGAAGTTGAGTTTTGGGAAGTCTTGA
- the ATP23 gene encoding Mitochondrial inner membrane protease atp23 (BUSCO:EOG09264RBX; COG:L; EggNog:ENOG503NW4U; MEROPS:MER0127117), with amino-acid sequence MSSQPPPQPSPPTTTTTSPDPAASSTPPSQPQQPPGYLTNDPKRTGYDPSLAWYFNYFRILTGRVTREGIEHYREDRYKANEARDCARCEADRDWLFQHSPVVRYLREKAAALNGDLGPHNVVCRRCPGRIAEDGTVVRQTGGFSPDHGILLCANEFRDRSHLEDTLAHEMVHAWDHLRWKVDWMGGMDLKHAACTEIRASMLSGECRWTRETITRGNWTLTQQFQNCVRMRAIQSVMNRPTCKDDVQATKVVNQVWDSCFNDKRPFEEIYR; translated from the exons ATGtcctcccaaccaccaccacaaccatcaccacccaccacaaccaccacatccccagaCCCAGccgcctcatccacccccccatcacaaccacaacaaccccccggCTACCTCACCAACGACCCCAAACGCACAGGCTACGACCCATCCCTAGCCTGGTACTTTAACTACTTCCGCATCCTCACCGGCCGCGTCACCCGCGAAGGCATCGAGCACTACCGCGAAGACCGCTACAAAGCCAACGAAGCCCGCGACTGCGCCCGCTGCGAAGCAGACCGCGACTGGCTCTTCCAGCACTCCCCCGTCGTCCGCTACCTCCGCGAAAAAGCCGCCGCCCTCAATGGCGACCTCGGCCCTCACAACGTCGTCTGCCGTCGCTGCCCGGGGAGAATAGCCGAAGATGGCACCGTGGTCCGTCAGACGGGAGGTTTCAGCCCAGATCACGGAATCCTCCTGTGCGCAAATGAGTTTAGAGACAGGAGTCATCTGGAGGACACACTGGCGCATGAGATGGTGCATGCGTGGGATCATCTCAGATGGAAGGTGGATTGGATGGGGGGTATGGATTTGAAGCACGCGGCTTGTACAGAG ATTAGAGCCTCCATGCTCAGCGGTGAATGCCGCTGGACGCGAGAAACCATAACCCGAGGAAACTGGACCCTCACCCAACAATTCCAAAACTGCGTCCGGATGCGAGCCATCCAATCCGTCATGAACAGACCGACGTGTAAAGACGACGTCCAAGCCACCAAAGTCGTCAACCAAGTCTGGGACTCTTGTTTCAACGACAAGAGACCGTTTGAAGAAATCTACAGGTAA
- the PRO1 gene encoding Glutamate 5-kinase (EggNog:ENOG503NUC0; COG:E; BUSCO:EOG09262IZO) has translation MEADSESFMRGPRPLGVVIKLGTSSIVDEKSHEPLLSILTLIVETAVKLRKDGHRVIIVSSGAIGVGLRRMDVEKRPKHLSKLQALAAIGQCRLMSLWDSLFNHLRQPIAQILLTRNDIADRSRYLNAQRTINELLDMGVIPIVNENDTLAVSEIKFGDNDTLSAVTAAMVHADLLFLMTDVDCLYDKNPRTNPDAQPIEVVEDISSLVADVSTAGSSLGTGGMSTKIVAARLATSAGVTTVITKSSNPGNIVNIVKYIQSSRSPSSPSKSGSDSEEGDTPEIMSSSTSSLKKPAIPLHTRFLPSPHPVRDRYFWILHGLRPHGTLFIDTGCYKALLNKAGLLPVGVVDVEGTFHQQEAVRICVVDKKHPGQQPQEVGRCLTNYSSAEVSRIKGKHTSEIPGLLGYMDSEYVAQRESISFFSGFHGGGVSRPVTPVGSGVNLAGMVTPKRRGAGTPAQEERRFEAEDKELEEEGLVMRGKKEEGQQVRFVEEVKIVGEEGK, from the exons ATGGAGGCCGATTCCGAGTCGT TCATGAGGGGTCCTCGTCCACTTGGCGTCGTGATCAAGCTGG gaACCAGCTCCATCGTCGACGAGAAGAGCCATGAACCCTTGCTCTCCATCTTGACGTTGATCGTCGAGACAGCAGTCAAACTCAGAAAAGATGGCCACAGAGTCATTATTGTGTCTTCAGGGGCCATCGGTGTTGGTCTCCGGAGAATGGACGTAGAAAAGAGACCAAAGCATCTTTCCAAACTACAG GCTCTGGCAGCCATTGGCCAATGCAGGCTCATGAGCCTGTGGGACAGCCTGTTCAACCACCTCAGACAGCCCATCGCCCAGATTCTTCTTACAAGGAATGATATCGCTGAT CGATCACGCTACCTCAACGCCCAAAGAACAATCAAcgagctcctcgacatgGGCGTCATCCCCATCGTCAACGAAAACGACACCCTCGCCGTCTCCGAGATCAAATTCGGTGACAACGACACCCTCTCCGCCGTCACAGCCGCCATGGTCCACGCCGATTTGTTGTTCCTCATGACAGACGTCGACTGCCTCTACGACAAGAACCCCCGGACGAACCCAGACGCCCAACCAATCGAAGTAGTAGAggacatctcctccctcgtagCAGACGTCTCAACGGCCGGCTCCTCCCTTGGGACGGGGGGAATGTCCACCAAGATCGTCGCTGCCAGACTGGCCACCTCGGCGGGGGTGACAACAGTCATTACCAAATCATCCAACCCGGGGAACATTGTCAACATTGTCAAATACATCCAGTCCTCCCGGTCCCCCAGCTCTCCGTCCAAATCCGGCTCCGACTCGGAGGAGGGCGACACTCCAGAAATcatgtcctcctccacctcctccctcaagaaACCAgccatccccctccacacccgcttccttccctcccctcacccAGTCAGGGATCGCTACTTCTGGATCCTGCACGGTTTACGCCCCCACGGCACGTTGTTCATCGACACGGGCTGCTACAAGGCCCTTTTGAACAAAGCCGGTCTTTTACCCGTCGGAGTTGTCGACGTGGAGGGGACTTTCCACCAGCAGGAAGCGGTCCGGATCTGTGTCGTGGATAAGAAACACCCTGGGCAGCAACCGCAGGAAGTGGGGAGGTGTCTGACGAATTATTCGAGCGCGGAGGTGAGCAGGATCAAGGGGAAGCACACGAGTGAGATtccggggttgttggggtacATGGACAGCGAGTATGTCGCGCAGAGGGAGAGCATCAGTTTTTTCAGCGGGTTTCACGGCGGGGGGGTGAGCAGGCCGGTTACGCCGGTGGGGAGCGGGGTTAACCTGGCGGGGATGGTGACGcccaagaggaggggggcggggacgccggcgcaggaggagaggaggttcGAGGCGGAGGAtaaggagttggaggaggaggggttggtcatgagggggaagaaggaggaggggcagcaGGTTaggtttgtggaggaggtcaagattgtgggggaggagggtaaGTAG
- the NIP7 gene encoding ribosome biosynthesis protein nip7 (BUSCO:EOG09264PD5; EggNog:ENOG503NVZ1; COG:J): MRALTDEEMKTVLDKLANYMSDLKSLIAPLEDGDRYVFRLNHSRVYYVKLSIANLATSISRDALLSLGTCLGKLTKTGKFRLHITALPILSQGARHKIWIKENGAQPFLYGSNVVKAHVGRWSEDCPEHQGCVVYSMADIPLGFGVTARSTTEARRLDPTGVVCFRQADCGEYLRDEDTLFAG; encoded by the exons atgcGCGCCCTAACAGACGAAGAAATGAAGACGGTCCTCGACAAG CTGGCAAACTACATGTCCGACCTAAAATCCCTCATCGCCCCCCTCGAAGACGGCGACCGCTACGTCTTCCGGCTCAACCACTCCCGCGTCTACTACGTCAAGctctccatcgccaacctcgccacctccatctcccgcgacgccctcctctccctcggcacCTGCCTGGGAAAGCTCACAAAGACGGGTAAATTCCGCCTCcacatcaccgccctccccatcctttCCCAGGGCGCCCGTCACAAGATCTGGATCAAGGAGAACGGTGCCCAACCCTTCCTTTACGGATCAAATGTCGTCAAGGCCCACGTCGGGAGGTGGAGCGAGGATTGCCCTGAGCATCAGGGGTGCGTGGTGTACAGCATGGCGGATATCCCGCTCGGGTTTGGCGTCACGGCGCGGAGCACGAccgaggcgaggaggttggatccgacgggggtggtgtgcTTTAGGCAGGCGGATTGCGGCGAGTATTTGAGGGATGAGGATACGCTTTTTGCTGGTTag